One segment of Bacillus alkalisoli DNA contains the following:
- a CDS encoding FliA/WhiG family RNA polymerase sigma factor, with protein sequence MASITSSKDQHNWHLWKTKRDPEAGNYLVRKYMPLVQYHVQRVAVGLPKSVSADELKSLALFGLYDAIEKFDQSRELKFDTYASFRIRGSIIDGLRKEDWLPRSVREKAKKVEAVIEEIEQTEYRNASSEEIAIKLNLPEDEVISIMNEAFLANVLSIDELPNDQDDTLSSFSLRDSKTHTPEEELLKVESLKALEEKILLLNENEQLVISLFYQDELTLTEIGHVLGLTTSRISQIHSKAIFKLKKELTKFI encoded by the coding sequence ATGGCGAGCATAACTTCAAGCAAAGATCAGCATAATTGGCATCTTTGGAAAACAAAAAGGGACCCTGAAGCTGGAAATTACTTAGTCAGAAAATATATGCCATTAGTCCAATACCATGTTCAACGAGTAGCGGTAGGACTACCAAAGAGTGTAAGTGCGGACGAGTTGAAAAGCCTAGCACTTTTTGGTCTTTACGATGCTATTGAAAAGTTTGATCAATCAAGAGAATTAAAGTTTGATACGTATGCTTCCTTTCGTATTCGTGGTTCCATTATAGATGGACTAAGAAAAGAAGACTGGTTACCACGTAGTGTGAGAGAAAAAGCAAAAAAAGTGGAAGCTGTAATAGAGGAAATAGAACAAACAGAGTATCGAAATGCTTCTTCAGAAGAAATAGCTATTAAATTGAACTTACCAGAAGATGAGGTCATCTCTATAATGAATGAAGCGTTTTTAGCAAATGTTCTATCAATAGATGAGCTGCCAAATGATCAAGACGATACACTGTCCAGCTTCTCATTAAGAGATAGTAAAACTCATACTCCTGAAGAAGAACTTTTAAAGGTAGAATCTCTAAAAGCTTTGGAAGAAAAAATATTACTTCTTAACGAAAATGAACAATTAGTAATTAGTCTTTTCTATCAGGATGAACTAACGTTAACAGAAATAGGACATGTATTAGGACTTACAACCTCAAGAATCTCGCAAATTCATTCTAAAGCAATTTTCAAATTAAAGAAGGAATTAACGAAGTTTATATAG
- a CDS encoding chemotaxis protein CheD, translating to MITLEKIIKVGIAEANIVTPPKIIRTSGLGSCVGLVLFDIKKQVAGMVHVMLPESSLARTEGINKCKYADTGVEFLLETLLMNGASRRNLQAKMAGGAEMFRFSSTNDTLRIGPRNVQAVKERLRSFQIPLVSEDCGGNSGRTIEFDPSTGKLMIKTVNKGIHYI from the coding sequence ATGATTACGTTAGAAAAGATTATTAAAGTAGGTATTGCTGAAGCAAATATTGTAACCCCACCTAAGATTATAAGAACGTCAGGATTAGGTTCGTGTGTTGGCTTAGTATTATTCGATATAAAAAAACAAGTTGCTGGAATGGTCCATGTAATGCTGCCAGAATCTAGTTTAGCTAGAACTGAAGGAATAAATAAATGTAAATATGCAGACACCGGAGTCGAGTTTTTATTAGAAACTTTACTAATGAATGGTGCAAGTAGAAGGAATCTCCAAGCAAAAATGGCAGGTGGAGCAGAAATGTTCCGTTTTTCCTCCACCAATGACACGTTGAGGATTGGTCCTAGAAATGTACAAGCTGTAAAAGAAAGGTTAAGATCCTTTCAAATTCCACTAGTTTCGGAAGATTGTGGAGGAAATAGTGGCCGTACTATTGAGTTCGACCCTAGTACAGGAAAACTTATGATAAAAACAGTGAATAAAGGAATTCATTATATATAA
- a CDS encoding chemotaxis protein CheC, translated as MDNCNKSINQLDILKELGNIGAGMAATALSKLVNKKINMSVPSAKLVNINEMMDLVGGPELPVAAVFLKVEGELSGSLFFVLSLKDGTSLVKQLTHDINTNFETYEFDELAISALQELGNIICAHYLTALSNFTNLHVTPSVPQVGIDMVGAIVTEGILEISQESDNVLFIDTQLEHSTQSEIQKVKGHFFFIPHPESLKKISNSLGVL; from the coding sequence ATGGATAATTGTAACAAGTCAATTAATCAGTTAGATATATTAAAAGAACTTGGTAACATAGGTGCTGGTATGGCCGCTACAGCCCTTTCGAAATTGGTAAATAAGAAAATAAATATGAGTGTCCCTTCAGCAAAACTAGTTAATATAAATGAAATGATGGATTTAGTTGGAGGGCCAGAACTTCCAGTCGCTGCTGTTTTTTTAAAAGTGGAAGGTGAATTAAGTGGTAGTTTATTTTTTGTTCTTTCTTTAAAAGATGGAACAAGCTTAGTAAAGCAACTTACACATGATATTAATACAAATTTTGAAACATATGAATTTGACGAATTAGCAATATCTGCTTTACAAGAATTAGGAAACATTATTTGTGCGCATTATTTAACTGCGCTATCTAATTTTACAAATTTACATGTTACACCTTCTGTTCCACAAGTAGGGATCGATATGGTTGGGGCAATTGTAACAGAAGGTATTTTAGAAATTTCTCAGGAGAGCGACAATGTCCTTTTTATTGATACTCAACTCGAACACTCAACACAATCAGAAATTCAAAAAGTAAAGGGGCATTTTTTCTTTATTCCACATCCTGAATCATTAAAAAAAATATCAAATTCTTTAGGTGTATTATAG